A genomic window from Thunnus thynnus chromosome 12, fThuThy2.1, whole genome shotgun sequence includes:
- the lrrc53 gene encoding uncharacterized protein lrrc53 produces MNSILLMLLLSVISAQRVSSVPSCPASCVVCSEDAVICHRLAHIIDAPDTTQALLLTEGSISTVQPASLSDLSNITVIGLSHNHISVLGKESFRNLPFLHTLLLDHNLLTSQALQGGALTNLTQLEVLALGHNLISMIQAGWLKGTKALRSLKLEGNQLTSLDSGSFPLNDLRDLESLDVSDNQINHLDRNSFRGLVGLRTLDLSRNRLSSAPAEAFSYLTWLTNLNLDLNSWNCSCQLLDLAAFLSTFIQQPDQILYNGRRMVCVSADNPAVTTVLELTEANCVPSNQNITVEIQTRGSVMPQLYARDLAITAVICFIGGVGLTLLVVLIYYQVSHRKKLKQSEGQREKEEGSSTVANQLVNHHNVSEMRGDLFLQANNSQPWNKETMLDTRIEGHGGQFRSRADENDSHFRCPDCRAEGPRLNPMRWDNRVNGGIESEEDRERRRVRMMMMEEERRKPGTHQEILGRDVPNKLLSRSNSNSSFHPRRETFSQRPETLVAYKTHREMGESYRTNVEGKSRGQEMTHCESCHRTYRPSEHNMRQGRIHTNMRDSALFDGFPPQHRLSDRGRNVSYNQFDMMKDMDFRRETRNVTFDLESSSTQKEEGNNQGRGRREEEAKTSRDKERGRERKHKAKVQSSRLLKVKLNLSPLRKSKVHPKRKTERGHLEKSSSKKSEEKRRDGKERREKEGKGSSGKKTKENTEKVKKTAKTKGLIEDDAEEKEDEEGEQKSKSSSKQKKTTSKSGKGGQESAEGEQGEKTHLENSQHTSSDTTNAADQSHTTRVEGATIIGQGPGLQGAGIPYQGAGLVLGSAQLSSQHPFSMSASERNCTTNLSLLGSAGSQLTGSNLCLQGGNFLLNTTAPVSNALYPSGPTNTIDPSIAISGPNMVPSGAPNSFSRQTSVGLMSPATSLLANAVQANPLQASAIQTIPLYNSQARGLAQNLAANPAINPSPIQSLSESQMPPDSSPLVAGLKPDPTQGPGLQTGEGLHQLPPESQTKESFTLPTQAPLDADDSSGVTPQVTGPLTTVENLSNNNSQTENERVPAGLMVSMSAGGVALTEGSTVGLTGGSMPAAADVSVSGVSAQSEYSTCSPAAAAALLQQEYLPEDGGSSPRRKLRLVLPEKTSSRPPTALERKIR; encoded by the exons ATGAACA GTATTTTGCtgatgttgctgctgtcagtcatcagTGCCCAGCGTGTGTCCTCTGTCCCATCATGCCCTGCTTCTTGTGTGGTTTGTTCTGAGGATGCTGTCATCTGTCACAGGCTGGCTCACATTATAG acGCTCCAGACACGACTCAGGCTCTACTGCTAACAGAAGGCTCCATCTCTACTGTCCAACCTGCCTCACTATCCGACCTCAGCAACATTACAGTCATAG GTCTAAGTCATAACCATATATCAGTTCTTGGTAAAGAGTCCTTCAGAAACTTGCCCTTCCTCCACACATTACTGCTGGACCACAACCTCCTGACCAGTCAGGCCTTACAGGGGGGAGCTCTGACCAATCTAACCCAGCTAGAGGTCCTTGCCCTGGGCCACAACCTCATCAGCATG ATCCAAGCTGGCTGGCTTAAAGGTACCAAGGCTCTGCGGAGCTTGAAGCTGGAGGGAAACCAGCTCACCAGTTTGGACTCTGGATCCTTCCCTCTAAATGACCTCAGAGATCTGGAAAGTCTGGATGTGTCAGATAACCAGATAAATCATCTGGACAGAAACAG TTTCCGTGGGTTGGTGGGCCTGCGCACTCTAGATCTGTCCAGAAACCGTCTGAGTTCAGCTCCTGCTGAGGCTTTTTCCTACCTCACCTGGCTGACCAACCTCAACCTGGACCTCAACTCATGGAACTGCTCCTGTCAGCTGCTGGATCTGGCTGCCTTCCTGTCCACCTTCATACAACAACCTGACCAG ATCCTTTATAATGGCCGtaggatggtgtgtgtgagtgctgaCAATCCCGCTGTAACCACGGTGCTGGAGCTGACTGAAGCCAACTGTGTCCCGTCCAATCAGAACATCACAGTAGAGATACAAACGAGAGGCAGCGTGATGCCTCAACTGTACGCTCGAGATCTGGCCATCACAGCAGTCATCTGCTTTATTG GTGGCGTCGGCTTGACCCTGCTGGTAGTGCTGATCTACTATCAAGTGTCTCACAGGAAGAAACTGAAACAAAGTgaaggacagagggagaaagaggagggaagcaGCACAGTGGCCAACCAACTTGTCAATCACCATAATGTTAGTGAGATGAGGGGGGACCTCTTCTTGCAAGCCAACAACAGCCAGCCATGGAACAAGGAAACCATGTTGGACACAAGAATAGAAGGCCATGGTGGACAGTTCAGGTCCAGAGCAGATGAGAACGACAGCCATTTTAGGTGCCCTGACTGCCGTGCTGAAGGACCAAGGCTGAATCCGATGAGATGGGACAACAGGGTGAATGGAGGAATTGAGTCAGAggaggatagagagagaaggagagtgaggatgatgatgatggaggaggagaggaggaagccTGGGACTCATCAGGAAATCTTGGGCAGGGATGTCCCTAACAAGCTTCTTTCTCGAAGCAACTCCAACTCTTCCTTTCATCCACGGAGAGAAACTTTCAGTCAGAGACCAGAGACCCTGGTTGCTTataagacacacagagaaatgggAGAGAGCTACAGGACTAATGTGGAAGGTAAGAGCAGAGGACAGGAGATGACACACTGTGAGAGCTGCCACAGGACATATAGACCATCAGAGCACAACATGAGACAAGGCAGAATTCACACCAACATGAGAGACTCTGCTCTGTTTGATGGCTTCCCTCCTCAACACAGACTGAGCGACAGGGGTAGGAATGTTAGCTACAACCAGTTTGATATGATGAAGGACATGGACTTtagaagagaaacaagaaatGTGACGTTTGATCTGGAGAGTTCAAGCACACAGAAGGAAGAAGGAAACAATCAAGGAAGGGGCCGGAGGGAAGAGGAGGCAAAGACATCcagagacaaggagagaggaagagagaggaaacacaaagctAAAGTCCAGTCAAGCCGATTACTGAAGGTTAAACTAAACCTGAGCCCGCTCCGAAAAAGCAAAGTCCATCCCAAGAGGAAAACCGAGCGGGGCCACTTGGAGAAAAGCAGCTCCAAGAAGAgtgaagagaaaaggagagatggaaaagaaagaagagagaaggaagggaaAGGAAGCTCTGGtaagaaaacaaaggaaaacaccGAGAAAGTAAAAAAGACTGCCAAGACCAAAGGATTGATTGAggatgatgcagaggagaaggaggatgaagaaggggaacagaaaagcaaatcATCGTctaagcagaaaaaaacaacatcgaAAAGTGGGAAAGGTGGTCAGGAAAGTGCAGAAGGTGAACAAGGTGAGAAAACACACCTGGAGAACTCCCAACACACATCTAGTGATACTACCAATGCTGCAGACCAATCACACACCACCAGAGTAGAGGGAGCCACTATTATTGGACAGGGGCCAGGCTTGCAGGGTGCGGGTATTCCGTATCAGGGAGCTGGATTGGTTCTTGGGAGCGCTCAGCTTTCCTCCCAGCATCCCTTCTCAATGTCTGCCTCTGAAAGGAATTGTACTACCAACCTTTCCCTGCTGGGGTCAGCAGGTTCTCAGCTGACTGGCAGCAATCTTTGTCTTCAAGGAGGGAATTTTTTACTCAACACCACAGCCCCAGTGTCTAATGCACTCTACCCTAGTGGTCCAACTAATACCATTGATCCTAGCATAGCAATCAGTGGGCCCAACATGGTGCCGAGTGGTGCCCCAAACAGCTTCAGCAGGCAAACTAGTGTAGGCCTCATGTCTCCTGCTACCTCTCTCCTAGCTAATGCTGTACAAGCTAACCCTTTGCAAGCAAGTGCAATACAGACCATTCCTCTTTATAACTCTCAGGCTAGAGGACTTGCCCAGAACTTAGCAGCAAACCCAGCTATTAATCCTTCACCCATCCAGTCCCTCTCTGAGAGCCAGATGCCTCCTGACAGCTCTCCTCTAGTAGCTGGACTGAAGCCTGATCCAACCCAGGGACCGGGCCTGCAGACTGGGGAGGGACTTCATCAGCTGCCCCCTGAATCTCAGACCAAGGAGAGCTTCACTCTCCCAACTCAGGCACCTCTAGACGCAGATGATTCATCTGGGGTGACCCCTCAGGTTACGGGACCTTTGACCACTGTGGAGAATCTGTCAAACAAtaacagtcagacagagaatGAGCGTGTACCTGCAGGGTTGATGGTCAGTATGTCAGCTGGGGGTGTAGCTCTAACTGAAGGTTCAACAGTGGGGTTGACTGGAGGCAGcatgccagcagcagcagatgtgtCTGTATCAGGTGTCTCTGCACAGAGTGAATACTCCACATGTAgcccagctgcagctgctgcactgctgcagCAGGAGTACCTGCCAGAGGACGGAGGCTCATCTCCCAGGAGGAAGCTGAGGCTGGTGCTTCCTGAGAAGACGTCCAGTCGTCCACCCACTGCACTGGAGAGGAAAATACGCTAG